One window of Enterobacter sp. RHBSTW-00175 genomic DNA carries:
- the hpaI gene encoding 4-hydroxy-2-oxoheptanedioate aldolase produces MQNAFKTALKAGKPQIGLWLGLTSSYSAELLAGAGFDWLLIDGEHAPNNVQTVLTQLQAIAPYASQPVVRPSWNDPVQIKQLLDVGAQTLLVPMVQNADEARLAVSATRYPPAGIRGVGSALARASRWNRIPDYLQQANDAMCVLVQIETLRALKNLPQILDVEGVDGVFIGPADLSADMGFAGNPQHPDVQAAIEQAIGQILSAGKAPGILMANETLAKRYLELGALFVAVGVDTTLLARSAEALAARFIEKPVTSVNNNKSVY; encoded by the coding sequence ATGCAAAACGCATTTAAAACCGCGCTGAAAGCCGGAAAGCCGCAAATCGGCCTGTGGCTGGGGCTGACCAGCAGCTACAGCGCAGAGCTGCTGGCAGGCGCGGGTTTCGACTGGCTGCTGATCGACGGCGAACACGCGCCAAACAACGTGCAAACCGTCTTAACACAGTTACAGGCGATTGCGCCTTACGCCAGCCAGCCGGTGGTGCGCCCGTCCTGGAACGATCCGGTGCAGATCAAACAGCTGCTGGATGTGGGCGCGCAAACCCTGCTGGTGCCAATGGTACAAAATGCCGACGAAGCCCGTCTGGCGGTGAGCGCCACCCGTTATCCCCCTGCGGGGATCCGCGGGGTTGGCAGTGCGCTGGCCCGCGCGTCGCGCTGGAACCGTATTCCTGATTACCTGCAGCAGGCGAACGATGCCATGTGCGTGCTGGTGCAGATAGAAACCCTAAGAGCGCTGAAAAACCTGCCGCAGATCCTGGATGTCGAAGGGGTCGACGGGGTGTTTATTGGCCCGGCGGATCTCAGCGCCGACATGGGTTTTGCCGGTAATCCGCAGCACCCGGATGTGCAGGCCGCCATCGAACAGGCCATCGGGCAGATCCTGAGCGCAGGTAAAGCGCCCGGTATCCTGATGGCTAACGAAACGCTGGCAAAACGCTATCTCGAACTCGGTGCGCTGTTTGTCGCCGTGGGTGTGGATACCACCCTGCTGGCCCGTAGCGCCGAAGCGCTGGCAGCCCGTTTTATCGAAAAACCGGTTACATCAGTCAATAACAATAAATCCGTCTACTGA
- a CDS encoding YafY family protein produces MANATRSRSAERLVDILVELHLNGVVNRSALMDKFKITERTVYRDLNALSPIVEHTGNGQYRLIHSPQAPSGQGLHHTIANFLNADNFFPERNADFWQQLETRVDDNHILILGNNAEHTVQTDIRRHLPNIEKSIKNCNVCQIVYKGKTRQINPYKLINKKNIWYLQATENSRLKSFSLSQISWFDIQNVTFTPEESTLALLEKNPGPWVSENTFEVKIFINNNISHYFRRRNLLPEQELIAEQHSGTTLRCKAAHENQILPLIFYWLPDIRVLEPQWLKDKLLDTLEGYLTQEPETLT; encoded by the coding sequence ATGGCTAATGCGACGCGGAGCCGCTCGGCTGAACGTCTGGTCGATATTCTGGTAGAGCTACATTTAAACGGTGTGGTAAACCGAAGTGCGCTGATGGATAAATTTAAAATTACTGAGCGCACCGTGTATCGTGATTTGAATGCACTCTCACCCATTGTTGAGCACACCGGTAATGGGCAATATCGACTGATCCACTCCCCGCAAGCGCCCTCCGGGCAGGGGCTGCACCACACCATTGCTAACTTCCTGAATGCTGATAATTTTTTTCCTGAGCGAAATGCTGATTTTTGGCAACAGCTCGAAACCCGCGTGGATGACAATCATATTCTCATTTTGGGCAACAATGCAGAACATACCGTGCAAACGGATATTCGTCGCCATTTACCCAATATTGAGAAATCGATTAAAAATTGTAATGTTTGCCAGATCGTTTATAAAGGTAAAACACGTCAAATTAACCCCTACAAACTCATTAACAAAAAGAATATATGGTATTTACAAGCCACCGAAAATAGCCGACTGAAATCCTTTTCGCTAAGCCAGATAAGCTGGTTTGATATTCAGAACGTCACATTTACCCCTGAAGAAAGCACCCTTGCACTGCTGGAAAAAAACCCTGGCCCCTGGGTATCGGAAAATACTTTCGAGGTGAAAATATTCATAAACAATAATATTTCACACTACTTCAGACGCCGGAATTTACTGCCAGAACAGGAGCTGATTGCCGAACAACACAGCGGCACAACGCTTCGTTGCAAGGCTGCGCACGAGAATCAGATCCTGCCGCTGATTTTCTACTGGCTGCCCGATATTCGGGTTCTGGAGCCGCAATGGCTGAAAGATAAGCTTCTGGATACGCTGGAAGGCTACCTGACCCAGGAGCCAGAGACGCTAACGTAG
- a CDS encoding 4-hydroxyphenylacetate 3-monooxygenase reductase subunit produces the protein MQSDEQRLRFRDAMASLSAAVNIVTTEGDAGRCGITATAVCSVTDTPPSLMVCINANSAMNPVFQGNGRLCVNVLNHEQEIMARHFAGMTGMVMEERFNLSCWQKGPLAQPVLKGALASLEGEISQVQTIGTHLVYLVEIKNITLSQEGHGLIYFKRRFHPVMTEMDAVI, from the coding sequence ATGCAATCAGATGAACAACGCCTGCGTTTTCGCGACGCAATGGCCAGCCTGTCGGCCGCGGTCAATATTGTCACCACCGAAGGCGATGCCGGCCGCTGCGGCATTACCGCTACCGCCGTCTGTTCCGTCACGGACACACCACCGTCGTTGATGGTATGCATCAACGCCAACAGCGCCATGAATCCGGTTTTTCAGGGCAACGGCAGACTGTGCGTTAACGTGCTGAACCACGAGCAGGAGATCATGGCTCGCCACTTCGCCGGAATGACCGGCATGGTGATGGAAGAGCGTTTTAATCTTTCCTGCTGGCAGAAAGGCCCGCTGGCACAGCCAGTGCTTAAAGGTGCGCTGGCAAGCCTTGAAGGAGAGATAAGCCAGGTGCAGACCATTGGTACACATCTGGTCTATCTGGTTGAAATTAAAAATATCACCCTTAGCCAGGAGGGCCACGGCCTGATCTATTTTAAACGTCGTTTCCACCCGGTAATGACGGAGATGGACGCTGTCATCTGA
- the hpaD gene encoding 3,4-dihydroxyphenylacetate 2,3-dioxygenase, whose product MGTLALAAKITHVPSMYLSELPGKNHGCRQSAIDGHKEISKRCRELGVDTIIVFDTHWLVNSAYHINCADHFSGLYTSNELPHFIRDMTYDYDGNPELGQLIADEAVKLGVRAKAHNIPSLKLEYGTLVPMRYMNSDKHFKVISISAFCTVHDFADSRRLGEAIVSAIAQYDGTVAVLASGSLSHRFIDDQRAEEGMNSYTREFDRQMDERVVKLWREGQFKAFCDMLPEYADYCYGEGNMHDTVMLLGMLGWDKYDGKVEFLTELFASSGTGQVNAVFPLPA is encoded by the coding sequence ATGGGTACGTTAGCGTTAGCGGCAAAAATCACCCACGTCCCGTCGATGTATCTTTCTGAGCTGCCGGGGAAAAACCACGGCTGCCGTCAGTCGGCCATCGACGGACACAAAGAGATCAGCAAGCGCTGCCGCGAGCTGGGCGTCGATACCATTATCGTTTTCGACACCCACTGGCTGGTGAACAGCGCGTATCACATTAACTGTGCGGATCATTTTTCTGGCCTCTACACCAGCAACGAGCTGCCGCACTTTATCCGTGACATGACCTATGACTACGACGGCAATCCAGAACTCGGCCAGTTGATTGCCGACGAAGCGGTGAAGCTCGGCGTGCGGGCCAAAGCGCATAACATCCCGAGCCTGAAGCTGGAGTACGGCACGCTGGTGCCGATGCGCTACATGAACAGTGACAAGCACTTCAAAGTGATCTCGATTTCGGCGTTCTGCACCGTGCACGACTTCGCCGACAGCCGCAGACTCGGTGAAGCTATCGTCAGCGCGATTGCGCAATACGACGGCACGGTCGCCGTGCTGGCCAGCGGTTCCCTGTCGCACCGTTTTATCGACGACCAGCGTGCGGAAGAAGGGATGAACAGCTACACCCGCGAGTTCGACCGCCAGATGGACGAGCGCGTGGTAAAGCTGTGGCGCGAAGGCCAGTTCAAGGCGTTTTGCGACATGTTGCCGGAGTACGCCGACTACTGCTACGGCGAGGGCAATATGCACGACACGGTAATGCTGCTGGGGATGCTCGGATGGGACAAATACGACGGCAAGGTGGAGTTTCTCACCGAGCTGTTCGCCAGCTCCGGCACCGGCCAGGTTAACGCTGTTTTCCCGCTGCCCGCGTAA
- a CDS encoding 5-carboxymethyl-2-hydroxymuconate Delta-isomerase: MPHFIAECTDNIREQADLPGLFAKVNEALAATGIFPLGGIRSRAHWLDTWQMADGKHDYAFVHMTLKIGAGRSLESREAVGEMLFGLIKTHFAELMESRYLALSFELDELHPTLNYKQNNVHALFR; the protein is encoded by the coding sequence ATGCCGCATTTTATTGCTGAATGTACCGACAATATCCGCGAGCAGGCCGACCTACCGGGTCTGTTTGCCAAAGTGAACGAGGCGCTCGCCGCCACGGGCATTTTCCCGCTCGGCGGTATCCGTAGCCGCGCACACTGGCTGGATACCTGGCAGATGGCCGACGGTAAGCACGATTACGCGTTTGTGCATATGACACTGAAAATAGGCGCCGGGCGCAGCCTGGAAAGCCGCGAGGCGGTGGGAGAGATGCTGTTTGGGCTTATCAAAACGCATTTTGCAGAGCTGATGGAAAGCCGCTATCTGGCGCTGTCGTTTGAGCTCGACGAACTGCACCCGACGCTCAATTACAAACAAAACAATGTGCACGCACTGTTTCGCTGA
- a CDS encoding carbon starvation CstA family protein codes for MDTKKLLKHVPWALLGILGAFCLAVVALRRGEHVSALWIVVASVSVYLVAYRYYSLYIAQKVMKLDPTRSTPAVINNDGLNYVPTNRYVLFGHHFAAIAGAGPLVGPVLAAQMGYLPGTLWLLAGVVLAGAVQDFMVLFISSRRNGASLGEMVKEEMGRVPGTIALFGCFLIMIIILAVLALIVVKALAESPWGVFTVCSTVPIALFMGIYMRFLRPGRVGEVSVIGIVLLVASIYFGGVIAHDPYWGPALTFKDTTITFALIGYAFVSALLPVWLILAPRDYLATFLKIGVIVGLAIGILVINPDLKMPAVTQYIDGTGPLWKGALFPFLFITIACGAVSGFHALIASGTTPKLLANEKDARLIGYGAMLMESFVAIMALVAASIIEPGLYFAMNTPPAGLGITMPNLHEMGGDNAALIMAQLKDASAHAAATVSSWGFVISPEQIMQTAKDIGEPSVLNRAGGAPTLAVGIAHVFHKVLPWADMGFWYHFGILFEALFILTALDAGTRAGRFMLQDLLGNFVPFLKKTDSLVAGVLGTAGCVGLWGYLLYQGVVDPLGGVKSLWPLFGISNQMLAAVALVLGTVVLVKMKRTKYIWVTVVPALWLLLCTTWALGLKLFSANPQLEGFFFMANQYKAKIAAGGADLTAQQIANMNHIVVNNYTNAGLSILFLVVVYSIIFYGIKTWMNVRNASGRTDKETPYVPVPEGGVKTSSHH; via the coding sequence ATGGATACTAAAAAACTACTGAAGCACGTGCCCTGGGCCTTACTCGGGATCCTCGGCGCTTTCTGTCTGGCGGTTGTCGCATTACGCCGGGGCGAACACGTAAGCGCCCTGTGGATCGTGGTCGCGTCTGTTTCCGTCTACCTTGTGGCTTATCGCTACTACAGTCTTTATATCGCGCAAAAGGTCATGAAGCTTGACCCGACGCGTTCCACGCCGGCGGTCATCAACAATGACGGCCTGAACTACGTGCCAACCAACCGCTACGTGCTGTTTGGCCACCACTTTGCCGCGATTGCGGGTGCAGGTCCGCTGGTCGGCCCGGTACTGGCGGCACAGATGGGTTACCTGCCAGGTACCCTGTGGCTGCTCGCAGGCGTGGTGCTGGCGGGTGCAGTGCAGGACTTTATGGTGCTGTTTATCTCTTCTCGCCGTAACGGTGCCTCTCTGGGTGAGATGGTCAAAGAAGAGATGGGCCGCGTGCCGGGGACTATCGCCCTGTTCGGCTGCTTCCTGATTATGATCATCATCCTTGCGGTGCTGGCGTTAATCGTGGTGAAAGCACTGGCCGAAAGCCCGTGGGGTGTCTTCACCGTCTGCTCTACCGTGCCGATTGCGCTGTTCATGGGTATCTACATGCGCTTCCTGCGCCCAGGACGTGTGGGCGAAGTGTCGGTGATTGGTATTGTGCTGTTGGTGGCGTCCATCTACTTCGGTGGCGTGATTGCACACGACCCGTACTGGGGCCCGGCGCTGACCTTCAAGGACACCACCATCACCTTCGCGCTGATCGGTTATGCGTTCGTCTCAGCCCTGCTGCCGGTCTGGTTGATTCTGGCACCGCGTGACTACCTGGCGACCTTCCTGAAAATCGGCGTGATCGTCGGTCTGGCGATCGGTATCCTGGTGATTAACCCGGATCTGAAAATGCCAGCAGTAACGCAGTACATCGACGGTACTGGCCCACTGTGGAAAGGCGCACTGTTCCCGTTCCTGTTCATCACCATCGCCTGTGGCGCTGTATCTGGCTTCCACGCGCTGATTGCCTCCGGTACCACACCGAAGCTGCTGGCGAACGAGAAAGACGCGCGTCTGATTGGTTACGGTGCCATGTTGATGGAATCCTTCGTGGCGATCATGGCTCTGGTGGCAGCGTCCATTATTGAGCCAGGTCTGTACTTCGCGATGAACACCCCACCAGCCGGTCTGGGCATCACCATGCCAAACCTGCACGAGATGGGCGGTGACAACGCGGCGCTGATCATGGCGCAGCTGAAAGATGCGAGCGCACACGCTGCGGCAACCGTCAGCTCCTGGGGCTTTGTGATTTCACCTGAGCAGATCATGCAGACGGCGAAGGACATCGGCGAACCGTCGGTTCTGAACCGTGCGGGTGGCGCACCGACGCTGGCTGTGGGTATCGCCCACGTGTTCCACAAAGTGCTGCCGTGGGCGGACATGGGCTTCTGGTACCACTTCGGTATTCTGTTTGAAGCGCTGTTCATCCTGACCGCGCTGGACGCCGGTACCCGTGCTGGCCGCTTTATGCTGCAAGACCTGCTCGGCAACTTCGTGCCTTTCCTGAAGAAAACCGACTCTCTGGTGGCAGGCGTGCTGGGTACTGCGGGCTGTGTTGGTCTGTGGGGTTACCTGCTGTATCAGGGCGTTGTCGACCCGCTGGGCGGCGTGAAGAGCCTGTGGCCGCTGTTCGGTATCTCTAACCAGATGCTGGCGGCTGTTGCCCTGGTGCTGGGTACCGTTGTCCTGGTGAAAATGAAACGCACCAAATACATCTGGGTGACCGTGGTACCTGCGCTGTGGCTGCTGCTCTGCACCACCTGGGCGCTTGGCCTGAAACTGTTCAGCGCCAACCCGCAGCTGGAAGGCTTCTTCTTCATGGCTAACCAGTACAAAGCGAAGATTGCCGCAGGCGGCGCGGACCTGACCGCGCAGCAGATTGCCAACATGAACCATATCGTGGTGAATAACTACACCAACGCAGGCCTGAGCATTCTGTTCCTGGTGGTGGTGTACAGCATCATCTTCTACGGCATCAAAACCTGGATGAATGTGCGTAACGCGAGTGGTCGTACGGATAAAGAAACCCCGTATGTACCGGTTCCTGAAGGTGGCGTGAAGACTTCTTCACACCATTAA
- the hpaB gene encoding 4-hydroxyphenylacetate 3-monooxygenase, oxygenase component, protein MKPEDFRADAKRPLTGEEYLKSLQDGREIYIYGERVKDVTTHPAFRNAAASIAQMYDALHKPDMQDTLCWGTDTGSGGYTHKFFRVAKSADDLRQQRDAIAEWSRLSYGWMGRTPDYKAAFGCALGANPAFYGQFEQNARNWYTRIQETGLYFNHAIVNPPIDRHKPADEVKDVYIKLEKETDAGIIVSGAKVVATNSALTHYNMIGFGSAQVMGENPDFALMFVAPMDAEGVKLISRASYEMVAGATGSPYDYPLSSRFDENDAILVMDNVLIPWENVLIYRDFDRCRRWTMEGGFARMYPLQACVRLAVKLDFITALLKKSLECTGTLEFRGVQADLGEVVAWRNMFWALSDSMCSEATPWVNGAYLPDHAALQTYRVMAPMAYAKIKNIIERNVTSGLIYLPSSARDLNNPQIDKYLAKYVRGSNGMDHVERIKILKLMWDAIGSEFGGRHELYEINYSGSQDEIRLQCLRQAQSSGNMDKMMAMVDRCMSEYDQHGWTVPHLHNNTDINMLDKLLK, encoded by the coding sequence ATGAAGCCTGAAGATTTCCGCGCTGATGCCAAACGTCCATTAACCGGCGAAGAGTATTTAAAAAGCCTCCAGGACGGCCGTGAGATTTATATCTACGGCGAACGCGTCAAAGACGTCACCACCCATCCGGCGTTTCGTAATGCGGCGGCATCCATCGCGCAGATGTACGACGCCCTGCACAAACCTGACATGCAGGACACCCTTTGCTGGGGCACCGACACCGGCAGCGGCGGCTATACCCATAAGTTCTTCCGCGTGGCGAAAAGCGCCGACGACCTGCGCCAGCAACGCGACGCCATTGCCGAGTGGTCACGCCTGAGCTACGGCTGGATGGGACGCACACCGGATTACAAAGCCGCGTTTGGCTGCGCGCTTGGCGCTAACCCGGCCTTCTACGGCCAGTTCGAACAGAACGCCCGCAACTGGTACACCCGCATTCAGGAAACTGGCCTGTACTTCAACCATGCGATTGTTAACCCGCCTATCGATCGCCACAAACCGGCGGACGAAGTGAAAGACGTCTACATCAAGCTGGAGAAAGAGACCGACGCCGGGATCATCGTCAGCGGCGCGAAAGTGGTGGCAACCAACTCGGCGCTGACCCACTACAACATGATTGGCTTTGGCTCTGCGCAGGTGATGGGGGAAAACCCGGACTTCGCGCTGATGTTCGTCGCCCCGATGGATGCCGAAGGCGTGAAGCTTATCTCGCGCGCCTCTTACGAGATGGTGGCCGGGGCCACCGGCTCCCCTTACGATTACCCGCTCTCCAGCCGTTTCGACGAGAACGACGCCATTCTGGTGATGGACAATGTGCTGATCCCGTGGGAAAACGTGCTCATCTATCGCGATTTCGACCGTTGCCGTCGCTGGACCATGGAAGGCGGTTTTGCCCGCATGTATCCGCTGCAAGCCTGCGTACGTCTGGCGGTGAAACTCGACTTTATCACTGCTCTGCTGAAGAAATCGCTGGAGTGCACCGGGACGCTGGAGTTCCGCGGCGTGCAGGCAGACCTGGGCGAAGTGGTGGCCTGGCGTAATATGTTCTGGGCACTGAGCGACTCCATGTGTTCAGAAGCGACACCGTGGGTGAACGGCGCGTATCTGCCGGATCATGCCGCGCTGCAAACCTATCGCGTCATGGCGCCAATGGCCTATGCGAAGATCAAAAACATCATCGAGCGTAACGTTACCAGCGGGCTTATCTATCTGCCCTCCAGCGCCCGCGACCTGAACAACCCGCAAATCGACAAGTATCTGGCGAAGTACGTGCGTGGCTCCAACGGTATGGATCACGTTGAACGCATCAAGATTTTAAAACTGATGTGGGATGCCATCGGCAGCGAGTTTGGCGGCCGTCATGAGCTGTATGAGATCAACTACTCCGGCAGCCAGGATGAAATTCGCCTGCAATGCCTGCGTCAGGCGCAAAGCTCCGGCAACATGGACAAAATGATGGCGATGGTCGACCGCTGTATGTCTGAGTATGACCAGCACGGCTGGACGGTACCGCACCTGCACAACAACACCGATATCAACATGCTGGACAAGCTGCTGAAATAA
- the hpaA gene encoding 4-hydroxyphenylacetate catabolism regulatory protein HpaA, giving the protein MCQSPIANIDISKEYDESLGTDDVHYQSFARMAAFFGRDMQAHRHDQFFQMHFLDTGQIELQLDDHRYSVQAPLFVLTPPSVPHAFITESDSDGHVLTVREDLVWPLLEVLYPGTREAFGLPGICLSLADKPDELAALKHYWRLIERESTEQLPGREHTLVLLAQAVFTLLLRNAKLDDHAASGMRGELKLFQRFNQMIDTHYHQHWTVPDYACELHLTESRLTDICRRFANRPPKRLIFDRQLREAKRLLLFSDNAVNEIAWQLGFKDPAYFARFFNRLVGCSPSSYRAQKVPVSPVPLIPALSQRERE; this is encoded by the coding sequence ATGTGCCAAAGCCCGATAGCGAATATCGATATCAGCAAAGAGTACGACGAAAGTCTGGGCACCGACGATGTGCACTATCAGTCGTTTGCCCGCATGGCGGCCTTTTTTGGCCGCGATATGCAGGCGCATCGCCACGACCAGTTCTTTCAGATGCACTTTCTCGATACCGGGCAGATTGAGCTTCAGCTCGACGATCATCGCTATTCGGTGCAGGCTCCGCTGTTTGTGCTCACGCCACCGTCGGTGCCGCACGCGTTTATCACTGAATCCGACAGCGACGGGCATGTGCTGACGGTACGCGAAGATCTGGTCTGGCCCCTGCTTGAAGTGCTCTACCCCGGCACGCGGGAAGCGTTCGGCCTGCCGGGGATCTGCCTGTCCCTGGCCGACAAACCGGACGAGCTGGCGGCGCTGAAACACTACTGGCGGCTGATCGAACGCGAATCCACGGAACAACTGCCCGGACGCGAACATACGCTGGTACTTTTAGCCCAGGCGGTGTTCACTCTGCTGCTGCGCAACGCGAAGCTCGACGACCACGCGGCCAGCGGGATGCGCGGCGAGCTGAAGCTGTTCCAGCGTTTTAACCAGATGATCGACACCCACTACCACCAGCACTGGACGGTGCCGGACTACGCCTGCGAACTGCATCTCACCGAATCCCGCCTGACCGATATCTGCCGCCGCTTCGCCAACCGCCCGCCGAAACGGCTGATCTTCGACCGGCAACTGCGCGAAGCCAAACGGCTGCTGCTTTTTTCCGATAACGCGGTGAACGAGATTGCCTGGCAGCTGGGGTTTAAAGATCCGGCCTATTTCGCCCGATTTTTTAATCGCTTAGTGGGATGCTCACCCAGCAGCTATCGGGCGCAGAAAGTACCGGTTTCCCCTGTTCCCCTCATCCCTGCCCTCTCCCAAAGGGAGAGGGAGTAA
- the hpaH gene encoding 2-oxo-hept-4-ene-1,7-dioate hydratase: MLDKHTHTLIAHRLHQAEQSREQIRQISLDYPTITIDDAYAVQREWVSLKIAEGRVLKGHKIGLTSKAMQASSQISEPDYGALLDDMFFHDGSDIPVDRFIVPRIEVELAFVLAKPLRGPNCTIFDVYNATDYVIPALELIDARCHNIDPDTQRPRKVFDTISDNAANAGVILGGRPIKPDELDLRWISALLYRNGVIEETGVAAGVLNHPANGVAWLANKLAPYDVQLEPGQIILGGSFTRPVAASKGDTFHVDYGNMGSISCRFV; this comes from the coding sequence ATGCTCGATAAACACACCCATACCCTGATCGCACATCGTCTGCACCAGGCGGAGCAATCCCGCGAACAGATCCGCCAGATCTCGCTGGATTACCCGACGATCACCATCGACGACGCCTACGCCGTACAGCGCGAATGGGTAAGCCTGAAAATCGCCGAAGGCCGCGTGCTGAAAGGCCATAAAATCGGCCTCACCTCCAAAGCCATGCAGGCCAGCTCGCAGATAAGCGAACCGGACTACGGCGCGCTGCTGGACGACATGTTCTTCCACGACGGCAGCGACATTCCCGTCGATCGGTTTATCGTCCCGCGTATTGAAGTGGAGCTGGCGTTCGTGCTGGCCAAACCGCTGCGCGGCCCTAACTGCACGATTTTCGATGTCTACAACGCCACAGACTATGTGATCCCGGCGCTGGAGCTGATCGACGCCCGCTGCCACAACATCGATCCCGACACCCAGCGCCCGCGCAAAGTGTTCGACACCATTTCCGATAACGCCGCCAACGCCGGTGTGATCCTCGGCGGACGGCCGATTAAACCCGACGAGCTGGATCTGCGCTGGATCTCCGCCCTGCTCTATCGCAACGGCGTGATCGAAGAAACCGGCGTCGCCGCAGGCGTACTCAACCACCCGGCGAACGGCGTGGCGTGGCTGGCAAACAAACTGGCGCCGTACGACGTGCAGCTTGAACCGGGGCAAATCATCCTCGGCGGTTCGTTTACCCGCCCGGTGGCCGCCAGCAAGGGCGACACCTTCCACGTGGACTACGGCAACATGGGCTCGATTAGCTGCCGCTTTGTGTAG
- the hpaX gene encoding 4-hydroxyphenylacetate permease: MTTSTLQDNKAVEHRVINKLFRRLIVFLFILFVFSFLDRINIGFAGLTMGKDLGLTSTMFGLAATLFYVTYVLCGIPSNIMLARIGARRWIAGIMVVWGIASTCTMFATSPQTLYVLRMLVGIAEAGFLPGILVYLTWWFPAYHRARANALFMIAMPVTMMLGSILSGYILALDGLWNLKGWQWLFLLEGLPSVVLGVVTWFFLNDTPDQATWLDDEEKQTLKSMIAREQEHAIANATTPRSTLREVLTPAVLLYTLAYFCLTNTLSAINIWTPQILQSFNSHSSNIVIGLLAAIPQFCTILGMIWWSRRSDRLKERKKHTILPYLFAAAGWMLASATDHSLIQLLGIIMASTGSFTAMAIFWTTPDQVISLQSRAVALAVINAIGNVGSAVSPLLIGILRDTTGSFSSGLWFVAGLLVVGALVLTRIPMTQRESRENVPGMAAQKIH; this comes from the coding sequence ATGACGACCTCTACCCTGCAAGATAATAAAGCTGTAGAACATCGCGTGATTAACAAGCTGTTCCGTCGTTTGATCGTGTTTCTCTTTATCCTGTTTGTCTTCTCGTTTCTTGACCGCATTAACATTGGCTTTGCCGGGCTGACGATGGGCAAAGATCTGGGCCTGACCTCCACCATGTTTGGCCTGGCGGCAACGCTGTTTTACGTCACCTACGTGCTGTGCGGGATCCCAAGCAACATCATGCTGGCGAGGATCGGCGCGCGCCGCTGGATCGCCGGGATCATGGTGGTGTGGGGCATTGCGTCTACCTGTACGATGTTCGCCACCAGCCCGCAAACGCTCTACGTACTGCGAATGCTGGTCGGCATTGCCGAAGCCGGTTTCCTGCCGGGGATCCTGGTGTATCTCACCTGGTGGTTCCCCGCCTATCACCGCGCCCGCGCCAACGCGCTATTTATGATTGCCATGCCGGTGACCATGATGCTCGGCTCGATCCTCTCGGGTTATATTCTGGCGCTGGACGGCCTGTGGAACCTGAAAGGCTGGCAGTGGCTGTTCCTTCTGGAAGGGTTGCCGTCAGTGGTGCTCGGCGTCGTGACCTGGTTTTTCCTTAACGACACGCCAGATCAGGCCACCTGGCTTGATGATGAAGAAAAACAGACGCTGAAATCGATGATTGCCCGCGAGCAGGAGCACGCGATTGCAAACGCCACCACCCCGCGCTCGACGCTGCGTGAAGTGCTGACCCCGGCGGTACTGCTCTACACGCTGGCCTATTTCTGCCTGACCAACACACTGAGTGCGATCAACATCTGGACGCCGCAGATCCTGCAAAGCTTTAACAGCCACAGCAGCAATATCGTGATTGGCCTGCTGGCGGCGATCCCGCAGTTTTGTACCATCCTTGGGATGATCTGGTGGAGCCGACGCTCCGACAGGCTGAAAGAGCGAAAAAAGCACACCATCCTGCCGTATCTGTTCGCGGCGGCGGGATGGATGCTGGCCTCGGCGACCGACCACAGCCTGATCCAGCTGCTTGGCATCATCATGGCCTCAACCGGATCCTTTACCGCTATGGCGATATTCTGGACCACACCGGATCAGGTTATTAGCCTGCAATCCCGCGCGGTGGCACTGGCGGTGATCAACGCCATCGGGAATGTGGGTTCGGCCGTCAGCCCGCTGTTGATCGGCATCTTGCGCGATACAACCGGCAGCTTTAGCTCAGGGCTGTGGTTTGTGGCCGGGCTGCTGGTGGTGGGCGCGCTGGTGCTGACGCGTATCCCGATGACCCAGCGGGAAAGCCGTGAAAATGTGCCAGGCATGGCGGCGCAGAAGATCCACTAA